In the Methanobrevibacter thaueri genome, one interval contains:
- a CDS encoding bifunctional N(6)-L-threonylcarbamoyladenine synthase/serine/threonine protein kinase, protein MIILISLGIEGTAEKTGVGIVDSDGNILAMAGKQLFPEEGGIHPRLAAEHHAEWIPKLIPQAIEESGLSYDDIDLISFSQGPGLGPALRIVATSARSLALSLKKPIIGVNHCIGHVEVGKLDTGAVNPVSLYVSGGNSQVIAYESGRYRIFGETLDIAVGNCLDHFGRETGLGHPGGPVIERLAKKGSYVDLPYVVKGMDFSFSGLLSAAIREVQKGTPMEDVCFSLQETAFAMLVEVTERALSHTQKDEVMLCGGVSANSRLREMLRTMSEEHGAKFYMPEMKLCGDNGVMIAWLGLLMCKEFGPMDLNDTRIIQKFRTDEVDIPWIDNSKSYLKLPDELIAKGAESNIVKSDYLGEKAVVKDRIPKGYRIPEIDDKIRRARTKEEAKLLSDAKRAGVRTPVLYDVDLHDKTITMEEIGGVMLKEVIDDDLAFELGREISKLHSADIIHGDITTSNIMLSEGDLVFIDFGLGRYSQLREDKAVDLLVLKKSLQSIDYNLALRYFDLILKGYGDESIINAINDIESRGRYTH, encoded by the coding sequence TTGATAATCTTGATAAGTTTGGGAATTGAAGGAACCGCAGAGAAAACCGGTGTAGGCATTGTCGACAGCGACGGAAATATATTAGCCATGGCTGGAAAGCAGCTATTTCCGGAAGAGGGAGGCATTCATCCTCGTTTGGCTGCAGAGCATCATGCCGAATGGATTCCGAAACTTATACCTCAGGCCATTGAAGAGTCAGGATTGTCATATGATGACATTGACCTGATTTCATTTTCACAGGGTCCGGGTTTGGGTCCCGCACTCAGAATCGTTGCCACTTCAGCAAGATCACTGGCATTATCTCTTAAAAAACCAATCATTGGCGTAAACCATTGCATTGGTCATGTTGAGGTTGGAAAGCTTGATACAGGTGCGGTTAATCCAGTATCACTTTACGTAAGTGGTGGAAACAGTCAGGTAATCGCCTATGAAAGTGGAAGATATCGTATTTTCGGTGAAACCCTGGACATTGCCGTTGGAAACTGCCTTGACCATTTCGGCCGTGAGACCGGTTTGGGCCATCCTGGTGGGCCTGTAATTGAAAGGCTTGCAAAAAAAGGATCTTATGTTGATCTGCCTTATGTTGTCAAGGGAATGGATTTCTCGTTTTCAGGACTGCTCTCAGCAGCCATAAGGGAAGTGCAAAAGGGAACTCCGATGGAGGATGTCTGTTTTTCACTTCAGGAAACAGCATTTGCAATGCTCGTTGAGGTCACCGAGCGTGCGCTTTCCCACACACAAAAGGATGAGGTGATGCTTTGCGGAGGGGTTTCTGCCAATTCCAGATTGCGTGAAATGCTCAGGACAATGTCAGAAGAGCACGGCGCCAAGTTCTACATGCCTGAAATGAAGCTATGCGGAGACAACGGTGTCATGATTGCATGGCTGGGTCTTCTGATGTGCAAAGAGTTCGGTCCGATGGATCTAAATGACACCCGAATCATCCAGAAGTTCAGAACCGATGAGGTTGACATTCCATGGATCGACAATTCAAAGTCCTATCTGAAGTTGCCCGACGAGCTGATTGCAAAGGGTGCCGAGTCCAACATTGTCAAATCAGATTATCTGGGTGAAAAGGCTGTTGTCAAGGATAGGATTCCTAAAGGTTACAGAATTCCTGAAATAGATGATAAAATCAGAAGGGCAAGAACTAAAGAGGAAGCCAAACTATTGTCCGATGCCAAAAGGGCAGGTGTTAGGACTCCTGTACTTTATGATGTTGATTTGCATGACAAAACAATCACCATGGAGGAGATTGGCGGAGTGATGCTGAAAGAGGTAATTGATGATGACCTGGCATTTGAGTTGGGCCGCGAGATTTCTAAGCTGCATTCGGCGGACATCATTCACGGCGACATTACCACATCAAACATAATGCTCAGCGAAGGGGATTTGGTTTTCATAGATTTTGGTCTTGGAAGATATTCACAGCTTAGGGAAGATAAGGCTGTCGATTTGCTGGTTTTAAAGAAGTCACTGCAGAGTATCGATTACAATTTGGCTTTGAGATATTTTGATTTGATTTTAAAAGGCTATGGTGATGAGTCCATAATCAATGCAATAAATGACATAGAATCACGTGGAAGATATACTCATTAA